The sequence below is a genomic window from Cucumis melo cultivar AY chromosome 5, USDA_Cmelo_AY_1.0, whole genome shotgun sequence.
TCACGTACCTTTTGATTGAGAGTACATGTTTAATGTTCTGGTAATGGAATGcatgaaatttattttaaacCACGACTGAGTAAATGATTTGGAAAACCAAACTGAATGACCGAAATCGATGGGAAAAAGATGTCGGTTGGCTGGTTGAGCGATCAGCTATCGATTTTGTATTTTgcaaaaataaatgaatttttgaCATCAAACACatgtatataaaaataatataagaaaaaaagtaaacaagTCGAACGCAGCTCAAACGACGCTAGCTCGAACGGCGTAAAACAAATCTTTAAGGATGCTTGAATGGAGCTCAAACAATGCTGGGACGAAAGAACATGCAACAAAAAGCTCAAACGGTGCTTAATTGAATGGATCGGAGCGAAGCTGCTGGACTTGTATGCTGTACAGAGATGGGGAATAACGATAGTTATGAGAGTGGCGCGAGATCAGAGAGATGTGCGTAAGAGAAGAAAGAGGGTTTCTTTCACAAAGAAATTTAGTGGTTTTGaatttatgtttttcttttcttacgtTTTATTAATCAAGGAGGGAGGGAAATAGAAACAAGATGGGGAACTAAATACTTTGATTAAAAACTATAAGAATGTCGTAATGtagtttttgtagtagtgtatcTTCTATAGCCCTAACTAGATGGCGTTCCTTTAGACTTTTGCTATAGTCGTTTGCTTTCTCTTTTGTGCTTTAATTAGCTGATCTCAAGCTTAATCTAATATAGGTATTGAACCTTAATTATCCTTCTCATGTGTCAATGCATTCTTTGTCGGGTATGATGAGGGTACTAATGAtatgtcaacctagttgagatatcTCAATGCATATACAATGGAGCTCCATTGTCTTCGAATACTTTCTATAAAGTTTTATAGGCTAAACTTGTAACTTAACCTTTCTGTCAGGAAGGACTAAGGGCAGCAGTAATCCGAAACATTCTCGTTGGTTCGACCGGCTCAATGACAATGCAACACTTAGCtgcagaagaaataaaaaagatgaacCAAGAAATTGAAatagaagatgatgatgatggtgatAATGATACAAATGGAATAATTAGcataaagaagaaagagagtTCATACAATACAGAAAAACAAAAAGCATTAGAAGTGAATCTATTAGTAGCAACTTTAGTAGCCACAGTTACATTTGCAGCTGGATTCTCAATGCCTGGTGGATACTTTGAAAACGTTGGACTATCAATTCTTAGTAACAAAGGAGGTTTTAAAGTGTTTGTAATATTCAACACAATAGCCTTTTGTTGCTCAGTTTTTGCAGTGCTTCTTCATTTCCACACTTCAATTACTGACCATTATCAGAGAGTAAGGTATATGGGAATTGCTGTAACGTTCACTAGTATCGCTATCGTTGCTATGGTTATAGCATTTGCTTCGGGTACTTATGTTGTGATAGCAAATGCACAAGCATTTTCCTTAACTCCTTTTTTGATTTGTGGGGGATTTGCTTTTCTTTACTTTGCTATTCCTTTTTGTGATCCTGGTGTTGAGGGATATTCATTCCTTCATATACCACAAAGATTCATAAGAAGGAAGATTGTTCAACATGTAAGATATGAGGAATGATTATTGTTGTTTGCAATGAAATAGTAAGTATATATGCATATGATATCTATGGAAACTTGGAGTCAttctttgtttattattttaatatttttgtagAATGTGATTAGTTaatacatttttatttattatctcGATTTGACCTAACTATCTCGATCTGCAAAGTCCCTTGCTCAGCTTTCGTTGGTTCTGTTAGAAAAAAAGAACTAGCTTGATTTGTCTTCAATGTATATTTGTTTTTCGTTCATGGGTTTCAACCTCTGTTTTTCTATTCTCTGTtcattttttagattttctaaggtattttttttcattttcaaattagAAGTTTGTGGTTTATGTTTTGGCCCATAAATTCGACTTGTGTTTTAGTTCTTCCAGGGTTTTGACTCCAATCTAGAAGTTCACCGTTTTAGTTCTTCGTGGATATTCTCTCTAGCTCAGAAGTTCTATATGTTTTAGTTATGCATGGGTACTCTCTTGATCAAGTCCAATCCAAAAGTTTTTTGTGTTTTAGTTCTATGCAAGTCTTTATTTCCAACTCAAATCTATCGTAATTTGATTCATGGTATTCTTCATATCCTACCGGTGAGAGGAGTGTAAGACTATATATAATTACATTTACTCTACTCACCTTAAACTTTTGGGCAAACTGGCCATTCAGGAAATACATAAAGATACACTCTCATTTATTTATATTCTCATTTTAGGCCTTGTACGCCGTTGGCGTCTATGGATAAAAGTGTAAAACTAAAAAtcttctaaaataaaaataaaataaataagaatggataaaaaaaaatattgttttccttgagaaaaaaaacattttaaaaaatgaaccTAACTTTAAgcactttttttaatcaaatatccaaacttgttttaaaaaaaatgagatGTGAGAGAGACTTTTCAAGTTGTGGTCATCAACTTAATTCTActcttcatatatatatatattaaagtttcTCATGCCCTCACATTTCTTGTGTTAATTTTATTTAGGACATCGGGTCGTTCTTTAAAATTGTATAAACTACTATGGATCTATACCAGTTTTTTACCGTTAAACCCTTGAACTTTTAATTTGATCAATAATACCGACAAATACTTTGTAATTTGTCAATTGTTGCAATCAATCTCTTCAATTTGTATGGATATAGATAGttctataaattaaattttttatataaatatataataaattaacaTCAATGTGTTAATTCTtggttttcaaattaattatgatCATCACAATGTATTGTGGTTGATGTTGTAAAATTCAACACTAATACAAGGTTTATATCTCTTCATGATATTTTACTTGGTTAAGAAAattatctatctatctatatatagatatgattaattaataaatagGTCTCACATCTCACCTTAATGATGAAGGAAAAGATGTGTGCAACTATTACCTAACTATTTTGAAACTGATGGATATATTTAAGCTTATAGGAAAAGAGTCATATTATATGCCAAATAATAGTGTAGTTATGGACCCCTATGTCTTGATATTTAAGCTTTATAGGAAAGGGGTCCTATTATATGCCAAATAATAGTGTAATTATGGGCATATGTTTTGATTTTGTTGCATAAATGACAAATCATATCTCGATATAAAATATCAACTTATTATCGAGTCGAGGTCGTTAGAAGGCTTATGAATACTAGCTTTGAATGCCTAGTAAGTGGTCTTATGAAAGTCAAAGCTTTAACAAGGTCCACAAAACCAAGACCTACCTCGCCAACGTGGAATCCTGAATAACAACCATCTAGCGGTTctaggaaaaaaagaaagtcatGTTAATTACCGTTGAtctgaactttttttttaacttttttttttttaataacattgtGGCAAAGTCAATGAGTAGTAATTTGCCAAAGATTATCGTTATAATTATTTAGAATAATAATTGAAGTAGAAGGACTTGATCAGCCACATATCTCGTGGTCTAGTACACTCGAATGCTAGTTGAGGTAAACATTTTGTTGATTCTAAAGAATTAATATTTAAGGTTACGAttcattttttcaatttcatttattATCATTTAATAGTTAATATTCCATAATTAATTCCTTAAAATTGTTCCAAATATAAACTATAGCTTTGGGAAAAACTTTAATTTAATCCTCTCTCTAGTATATCACTTTTATGATTATTAGAAAAGTAGTACCATAAAGTTACTTGCCACATGCAAGCTTTACTCATAACAAAAGGACAATCGATATGATACAAGTGATAATACCGTTGTGAATTTGTAATGCATCAATTCTACATTAATAACTAATCATGAAACTCATAAacagtaataataacaataatcaaTATCTAAATAAAATTTCAACGTTCATGCATGTATATAGAAGAGGATAATTGGTGAATTATTATATATCTTACAAAGATGAAACATGAGTAAAGCTTACATAGAGAGGCATTATTCTTACATGATCTCTTATTCTATATATAGAGAACTAAGATAGTTCaagaaattatttaaattttgtaatttgaatgacaaaagaaattaaaaattttattttgtttgaaaagaaaaagattaaaaagatGTAGTTTAAAATTTCAAACGTAAGATAtcaattattattctttaagaTTTTAGAGTTTAGCTCAACGATAATTTATAAGTACTTTCTCTTTTGAGGAAGTTAGATATGCGATTTTTCATCTccataattattataatatatatatatatatatatatatatatatatatatatatatatgtatgtatgtatgtataacAGAATACATTTGATTTGTTTTCCATGTCTTAGAATAGTTGAACTCATGAACgaataaaaatattaaacagtatccttttagaatattttaaattttattttattctctaTACTATCTTTggatttgatttattttggtATTATATTTTGGTACATTTTAATCTCTAATTCACTTTATAAGCAGTCGATAAGAAAGATCTTCTGATTATatctctttcttcctctttctctttcttatctccatcttcttctatgtgaattagaaaaaaaaattaagttcatTTAAAATCTATTTTCAGAGATATTATTGTAAATAACAAAACTGCTAAATacataacaaaatttcagaATCTATATGTAATAGACACTAATAAACTCATATAAGTATCAATTTAAATATCAATTAAGATAGAAGCAcaacaacaataaaaaaaaaaaaaaaaaagttaaaatagtATAATTATTGAGGTATTAGTTAATAATAGTTAGTGGGAATAACCCATCCATTTAATAATAAAGTGGTTTTCAACGGTCAACTCATTAGGGCAGCCGAGGGGACTGGGCGGCCACCACTTCCCACGTTTGAATTCCAAATCCTTAAACTTACCCGCTTTTCACTTTACTAATTTCCACCCACCTTCTCATTGCCTCAAATTTCTATTTCTCTCTGGACTTCACCCTTCATTGGACGGTGATCTCAACCCTCACCCATTATTCAATATCCCTCTTTTACTATTTCCTAATAACCTTcggtttttttttctccttttcttttttttttttttaatctttgtcaaaataaataaaccaatACTTCTAAAATATTTGTTGACTTTTGTTTAATTCTTTAATTGCACAGTAACAACAAAGATAATTATAATATAGTTTCACATTAATAGAATGTATATGTGTATGcacacaagaaaaaaaaaagggttatCAAGAGGTTTAGGGCTTTTTATGACATCTTATGTTACATTGTAAGTTGGAATTTATTATATGCATGTATGTTGTTGTTGagaatatgataaaaaaaaaccttataTTTGCTAGATAAAAGGATGACCGATCATGAATATATAAAGGGGAATAACAAATGAGGTATTTGGATGAAACAAAAAAGTAAAGTCATGATGATATAAAGTtactatactatatatatatatatataagaggaCAACTATTAAACATCATAAACTAATAGTTTTGATTTTGTACTTTGCAAACACTTTTCAccaactaatttttttttttccggtATATGATCAGTTGTTGCATGTGATGGTTGTTGGAGGAGCTAGCTAGCTGTGTTGGAGATGATCGATGGAGTTGATGGTTTGATTTTTGTCAATAGGGGGAGATGATCTTTGAAGTTGGTGGCTAGAGATGATAGTCATATGAAGTTGGACACTGAAAATGGTCATGGAGATAATTATTAGAGATGGTTATTATCGGAAGTAGTTGTTAGAGTTTGATCATCCAAATTGTGGTTATCATAGAATTGGGGAGTCAGAGATGATTGCAAGAGTTAGAAATTGGGGTGTTTGTTGAAGTAAAGCGCTTAGAATGATTCTTAAAACGAGCAGAACTCAAgtatattataatatttgttATCTGTGGTTTAAATCTGTTATGATAAGAAGATAATGTAATAATTTGACATTtgattcttttaaaagaaaaaagaaaaaaatatatttattttaaagaagaaaaaaacaaattgaaaaatttacaagaaaagaaaatggaaattaagtaaaaaaaaaaaaaaaaaaaaaaactaatggaGAGGAGAGAGGGGGGGAAGATGTAAGaacgaagaaagaaaagaaaaagaaaaccgtAGAATAACTACCGCTAAAATTTCCCAAAATCTCTCTGCTGTTCTCCATGCAGATTGAATCAAAAGTATtaactttttttccttctttataaTTCCCATTTTACAGAGATTATACTTTCAGTCATATTCATCAACGTCGTCGTTTTCCTTTTTGATCTGCAGCCGACTTTTTGGCTTTGGTCGGCGTGCATGTCCATTTCCAACTTCTTTCCTTTCCATCTCTTCCATTTTCTTTAATCCCATAAATAAAATGTAAATTAATTGCGTCCCCAATTGGTTGGATTGTTCAACCTTTTTGGTGGGCCTTTGGTTTTCATCTTtatacaaattaaaaagaaaaaagaaaactgcTTCTGGGTTTTGTTCTTTACTTTCTTCTCTCTATTGGGATCGCGATTTTCCTCtgatttctttttgttttttgatttGTGGGTTCTCTCTCTCAAGACACCATTTCCTgggttttgaaattttgatggGTAATTTTCGTTCTGTGAATCTGATTCTTTTGTTACCTGTTGATGGATTCTGATGATCGTTGAGTTTTTTGTCTTCTGTCTTTATATCCTTTTCCATGAGTTGATCTGTTGGATTTTTGTTTGGTAATTTGTTTTATGCTCTGCTTCTTGATGGGGTATGATCTGTTATGGAAATTGGGTTTTATCTGTTATATGGTTATTGTCTCGTTGATTAATATTCAACAATTGATTTTATGCTGTTATGATTCCTTTTTTGTCTAGGTTTTTGGAGTTATTAATTTGGGTTGACTCCATTGATTAATCTCTTCCTGAATTTAATAACTTTTTGCCTTTTCCttagattttaattttgtttttctatttggttatGATTCTTCTTTTCCTATAATTTTTGTTCTGGGTGCTCTTAAGTTCACTTTCACAATTTGCTTCTAATTCCATTTGTTCTCCCCCACCATCCTCATGGTTGTTTTGGAATTCTGTTCTATCAAAGTCAAACTGTCTATATTTGGATCCTTTTGTCTTCCTCTACTTGGTTGTTCTTGGGCGGGTCGGAAGAGGAGTGGAGAAGCGTTGGTTTCTTCATAATTATGTTGTTTTTTTGCACTCTTTTTATTAATCAGTGTTGTAACTTCTTTGACCCTGCAGTTGATGCTTGATTGAGTTTCCTTTTGGACTGCTTTTGAGGATTGAAATTCAAACTCGAGACGGTTAATTTATCCTATGAACTTAGTTTTTTGACCATAATGGGAACTTCGTCTGTTGAAGCGCGTACCGAAAGAAGTCTTTTTACTGCTTTGGTGTCTGCTGTTTTTGAATGGTTACTGATATGTATGCTGTTTGCGGACTCTATATTCTCATTCTTCATCACAAAATGTGCTCATTTCTGGAAATTATGCACCCCGTGCCTGCTATGTTCAAGACTTGATCACATTTTTGGCTCAGAGAAAAGGGGGTatatttggaatttaatttgtAGCAAGCATAAGCTGGAGCTTTCATCCTTGGTACTTTGTCATGCTCACAACAAACTTGTGAATGTTCATGAAATGTGTGAAAACTGCCTCTTTTCATTTGCAACATTCAATAAGTCGAACTCTGAGACTTACAGGTTATTGGTTGGTAAATTGGGGAAGGATCCTTATCCTCGAATTGATAGAGACCCTTTGCTTGGGGATCAAAAGTATGATACTTTGAGCCAAAAATGTTGTTCATGTTGTAAGGAGTTGTATGTTCCAAGAGGGTTTGCTCAGAGCTTAATCCAGACCCGTTCAAGTGGATTGGAGGCGGAGGATCTTGATGTTCCCTTGGCGAGTTCTGCTGTCCATTATGACGGAGATTCACAGGAGTGTTCAAACAATCCTCGACCTCATGTTCAATACAGAGAGCTGAAGATTACCTCAGACACAGAATCTGAGGGAAATGGAAGCATTTTGGGGGTTGAAAGGGCCAATTCGTTGAAGGATGATCTCACCATTCAAGATGTTAATATGGAGCCTAACTTCATTTCGTTGGCCAGTAATTTGACCTCGACGAAACTAATAGAGCCAGCCTTGGCACCTGAACCATTGGTCTTAGAGCCACTAGCAACAACACCTTATGTTCAAAACAGAGAGCTGAAGATTACTCCTGACACAGAATCTGATGGAAATGGAAGCACTTTGAGGGTTGAGACGACCAATTCTAAGGATGATCTCACCGTTCTAGGTGTCAATACGGAGCCCAACATCATTTCTCTGGACAGTAATTTAACCTCAGCAAAACTAGTAGAGCCAGCGTTGGCTCCTGAACCATTGGTCTTAGAGCCACTGGTCTCTCTAGACGATGCACTGCCTCCTGCAGAATGTGGCGTCTTGATTGGGCACGGTCTGGATGAAGTTACTCCAAAGCTTGTGGAAGTTAATGGGTTCTTCTCTTCACCATCTGATCTCCTTCCCATCGACAATGTGGTTTCTTCTTCAAACACAAAAGAAACCCCTGTTGAAGCTGTAGAAGAAAGCTGTGAGTTCTTTTCTCCACTCAGTTCTaggtttagttttttatttgttttttttttcttttttcctttttacttGCTTTGAGCTGTAGGACACAACACAAAATGATAAGAACAAAAATCAATCTATGTTATTGTTGTCATTGTCTCGCCTGCCTCTTCAAGGTAACTAGGCTATAACACTGATCCAAAATGTATAATCTTTATTGCTAAGTAACTTATATTGCAAAGATTGGGATGGAATAGGAGCATAGGTTGCATCTAATAGTTTTGTCCAACTTTGGTTATAGTTTCAGCCAGTTTGTTCAGATGAAATTCTTAGTGATTATCACTAATGGAattgtttttataaatgttGTAGGTGTTGAAAGAAGTGAAGAATATGAAAAGGAAAGCAGGGGAACCGAGAAGGCTGAAATCTTACCGACAAAAGCAACATCTGAAGCAGGTTCTGAAGTCCAACCTGTTTCCAGTGATTCTGCTCAGATGGTACCCAATATGTTGGAGCTCGGTGATGCTTATAAGCTAGCTGTAGGTGCTAGAGGAGGAAGACAATTGTCTGGCAAGCTTTTGGAACAATGGATTGGGAAGGAATCTTCAAAAGTTAGTGAAGATCTGAAGCTTCTCTTGACACAACTCTCATTTAATCGTTTGAATGACCAATCACGGGAGATGAGTCCAAGGCTGTCCGTAAATGGAGACGAGGTGAGGAACTTTGATTACTTGAGCGCTGTTGGGATGCAAATGCTACAAAAAAGGATTTCGCTTGAAAGAAATGAGTCCGGTGTAGAATCTTTAGATGGAAGCATAATTAGTGAAATCGATGGGGAAAACATGGCTGATAGGTTGAAACGACAGATTGAGTATGATAAGAAGGTTATGAGTTCTTTATACAAGGAATTGGAGGAAGAAAGAAATGCATCCGCAATTGCTGCAAATCAGGCAATGGCCATGATTACAAGGCTGCAAGAAGAGAAGGCCAATCTTCACATGGAGGCATTGCACTGTCTAAGGATGATGGAAGAGCAAAGTGAGTATGATGATGATGCCCTGCAGAAGGCGAATGATCTCATTACAGAGAAGGACAAAGAGATACAAGATCTCGAAGCAGAACTCGAATTTTATCGGATTAACTTTCCTAATGCATATACAATAGATAATCTTGTGGAGACTTCAGTGAAGGAAAGAGATATCAGGGTTGTTCATTTAGAGTCTAATCAGATCGAACCAATCGGTAATAGAAATCTGGTCACAGGTAAACCTGATCTCCACGAGGAAGTTGGAAGTGAAGGTAGTACATATAACAATTTGTTGTTAGAGTTTGAGGATGAAAAGTTAAACATCAAGCAACACCTTAAGAAGCTCGAGAATATGCTTCATTTGTTTTCGAACGACGGGGTCAAGATGGATCTCAGCAATGGAAAATATTTTGGAAACAAACGAAGTTTTTCAAGTGGGACAAATGATCTTGATTTGGATGACAGAAAACTTGAAGATCGGGAACATCATGCCTGTTTACCAGGGGAAGATGCTCATATCGAGGATGATCATCTTCCCTCACTCACAAATTCTTCATTTGATAAAGAAAGTAGTGAACTTGATTGTAGTGATAAGAATTCCCCGCTGGCTACTGAAACGGCGGATTTCTCCTTTCTAAGAAACGAGCTGTCCAATCTTAACAAAAGGATGGAAGCACTTGAAGCTGACAAGAATTTCCTCGAGCACACAATCAATTCACTCAGAAAAGGAGAGGAAGGGCTTCAGTTTGTTCAAGAGATTGCTTCCCATTTGCGAGAACTACGAAAAATAGAGACAAGAAGTTGAAGGACATGCAGCCTGATGATATGCTCCAACGTAACTATTCAAAAGTGAGTTTTTCAAACCGAAATCCGTTTCATTAATCAATACATGCTTGTTCTTTGTTCCGTATCGCTTTTATATTCACAAAAAGTTCTGTTTTATGATTTTCTATCAGTTACATGCAGGAGAGAAGGAGGACGACGACAACGACAACGTATACTGAGCAAGATTATTTCAGACAACTGTACAGTTCCACTAGCTTGTTTTCTTCAAAGATTTGAAGAATACAAAGGATTTGAAAGTTAAAACAGTGTGActtatttaattcttttggtatagcAATTGCCACTTTTAGGATTTTAATTCTTACTCACTAccaataattttgaaatattgtGATAAACTGAGAGTACTGATACTAAGTGAAGAAGGCAAGATAGGAAAGTTCATTCCTTCAGTTGGGGGGTGAGTCCTTGCTTCCATTTGTTTTCTTACGTCTTCacttttgcattttttttttttttttttttttttgggttttcaTTTTTGGAGTGGATTGTGTGTGTGAGTTGGTCACGTGTGAATATTGTAACAGTTTATTTTGATCATTGTATTGGTTGGTGATCCCTATGATAAATGAAAAGCCTTTtttcactctctctctctctccctttgGTTGATTTTGGCTGTGCAGCAACTTTATAAAAAGAGAGTTTATGAATGAAGAGGGTGACCTGACCAAGTAATTAATGGTTTAGGATGATGGGGACATTACAAGTTTAGTTTTCAGTTGTGTTTAATATACTTccataaaacttttaaaaatgtcCCATTAAGTCTTTTCAACACTGTTACTAAATTAGTTTCTAAACTTTAAAAATGTCTTTCCAacttttcatattatatctAATGGATTTCTTGAACCTTCCTAGATTGCTGAAGTGGTAAAAAATGAGACGTAATGACTAAGATATCACGTGTTCAATTCATGGTGATCTCTTACCTACAAATGAATAATTCATGATTATTACGTGAGATTAAACACTCAtatctattaaaaaaatatcaaataccTTAATTAGAACACAGAATTAAGAAACTCATtatatcgttttttttttcttttgaatatttgtaaaaatagcggaaaaatttatgataatagaaaccatgtcactacattttctaaattacaaaagtagCAAATCTAAAAGTGAATAATCTTCTAATAGTCCTTTAATAACcgtatgatatatctaattatttgtcatatttccaAAATGCAAAAAAGAGGTACCATAGAttgtttttctaaattttcttgTCATTTGATGCAATTTTTTTCTACACCAACGATAAAAAATTGTTCGTCACATTGAGGTGATAgcatcaaaataatttattttttaatatgatGATCGAGATATAGTTGAATAATTaagagaagagaaaataaaacaaaataagagAGTAGATGGTATAACAAGTTGATggattatttattttctaataattgtaGAAAGAGTTGAATATGAGTTTGTCAACCAACAATTGCTGATTTTAAGGTTGAATTTTTGTATTATTAAAACTAACATATATTAAATGGTATTGAGATCCATCACTACACTATTGATTGAATTATAAATTTTGTGACATAATTTCTTATTTCATGTTTGACCCACCCCTCATCAATCCAAGTCAATATATATACTATAccaaattaacttttttttaaatgcgtaaaatatttatttatcgatataaatatatataatttaaaatttcgTTAAACTTTTTCTATTAATATCTCTCAACATCTAACATTTTATCGTTATCTTCATCAATATTTCTGTAACTCTAAGACCTCAACATCTTAAACATTATTGATTGATTATGTCATTATCAAGTGATCAAACACGACAAAGACAAAAAAGT
It includes:
- the LOC103496267 gene encoding myosin-binding protein 1-like, with translation MGTSSVEARTERSLFTALVSAVFEWLLICMLFADSIFSFFITKCAHFWKLCTPCLLCSRLDHIFGSEKRGYIWNLICSKHKLELSSLVLCHAHNKLVNVHEMCENCLFSFATFNKSNSETYRLLVGKLGKDPYPRIDRDPLLGDQKYDTLSQKCCSCCKELYVPRGFAQSLIQTRSSGLEAEDLDVPLASSAVHYDGDSQECSNNPRPHVQYRELKITSDTESEGNGSILGVERANSLKDDLTIQDVNMEPNFISLASNLTSTKLIEPALAPEPLVLEPLATTPYVQNRELKITPDTESDGNGSTLRVETTNSKDDLTVLGVNTEPNIISLDSNLTSAKLVEPALAPEPLVLEPLVSLDDALPPAECGVLIGHGLDEVTPKLVEVNGFFSSPSDLLPIDNVVSSSNTKETPVEAVEESCVERSEEYEKESRGTEKAEILPTKATSEAGSEVQPVSSDSAQMVPNMLELGDAYKLAVGARGGRQLSGKLLEQWIGKESSKVSEDLKLLLTQLSFNRLNDQSREMSPRLSVNGDEVRNFDYLSAVGMQMLQKRISLERNESGVESLDGSIISEIDGENMADRLKRQIEYDKKVMSSLYKELEEERNASAIAANQAMAMITRLQEEKANLHMEALHCLRMMEEQSEYDDDALQKANDLITEKDKEIQDLEAELEFYRINFPNAYTIDNLVETSVKERDIRVVHLESNQIEPIGNRNLVTGKPDLHEEVGSEGSTYNNLLLEFEDEKLNIKQHLKKLENMLHLFSNDGVKMDLSNGKYFGNKRSFSSGTNDLDLDDRKLEDREHHACLPGEDAHIEDDHLPSLTNSSFDKESSELDCSDKNSPLATETADFSFLRNELSNLNKRMEALEADKNFLEHTINSLRKGEEGLQFVQEIASHLRELRKIETRS